One stretch of Bacteroidota bacterium DNA includes these proteins:
- a CDS encoding GAF domain-containing SpoIIE family protein phosphatase — translation MRLRKILLLLGAIILSVVVFIINAATKNVDLESSMLQYVRGAFVLLSFAAIYFYIQIIKREKQRGVVQGIGSVAVFTGIFLGTYLIISFLPLTQKGFEIRDLTLFPRDYQTIFFSSILSIVSGIFAIVSLLFIKDLVLYKRKKTTLRNFLILIGSILIASLSELIDKPLEDSVVSVIFMVIAILMIIVNSFRLAWIAYLPRKEKVYSLLYSLLSFFGFLAILVIISSEAGSEKGIQYYSAALFTFVRITSIFGAVYFGMSFSSTLFHLPTAEAFDRKQSEISSLHNLSRLINQVFDLKDLAETATKMTTEVIQAASVWLEIIPLEGSFHKSGLMSHRNIDEHEIETILSGGEKSVRTIVCQTKKVVMIDEVSSDKRTKHLPKLKKVGSLLIVPLLSHENVIGILYATKEIDYGFDQDDVDILAGFADQVAIAIENARLIEKSFEKERLQRELMLAQEMQKRLLPEHLPTFATVDMKAVSSPALEVGGDYYDYVQINPELIGIVIGDVSGKGVGAAFYMAEVKGIFQSLARIYQSPREFMIKANDALVTSIDKRSFISLIYSTINIKTGELIVARAGHCPMLYISGAKKEYIKPVGLGLGIKSGKIFDENVEEQKIMMKSGDVCVFYTDGVTESRASNGDEFGYERLLDVVDANKHGSAEEIKESIIQTVWNYTDAKGYHDDLTVFVVKWS, via the coding sequence ATGCGTCTCAGAAAAATCCTGCTCCTGCTCGGGGCAATCATACTTTCCGTTGTCGTCTTCATCATCAACGCAGCTACCAAAAATGTCGATCTGGAGTCGTCAATGCTCCAGTATGTACGCGGGGCATTCGTTCTTTTGTCGTTCGCAGCGATCTATTTCTATATCCAGATCATCAAACGGGAGAAACAGCGGGGTGTAGTTCAAGGAATTGGTTCAGTTGCAGTATTTACCGGTATTTTTCTTGGAACGTATCTCATTATCAGTTTTCTACCGCTGACACAAAAAGGATTTGAAATAAGGGATTTGACTCTTTTCCCTCGCGATTATCAAACGATCTTCTTTTCGTCTATTCTCAGTATCGTCTCTGGTATTTTTGCAATCGTTTCACTCCTCTTTATAAAAGACCTCGTTCTCTACAAGCGAAAGAAGACGACGCTTCGAAATTTTTTAATTCTGATCGGCAGTATCCTCATTGCATCCCTTTCAGAATTGATTGATAAACCATTGGAAGATTCAGTTGTGAGCGTCATTTTTATGGTGATTGCGATATTAATGATTATCGTAAATTCATTCCGTTTGGCGTGGATCGCATACCTACCAAGAAAAGAAAAGGTGTATTCGCTTCTCTATTCTCTCCTCTCCTTTTTTGGATTTCTTGCAATTCTTGTCATTATCTCCAGTGAAGCAGGTTCCGAAAAAGGAATACAATATTATAGTGCTGCCTTGTTTACGTTCGTACGAATCACATCAATTTTTGGGGCGGTCTATTTCGGTATGTCGTTCAGCAGTACCTTATTCCATTTGCCGACGGCTGAGGCTTTCGATCGAAAACAGAGCGAGATCAGTTCGCTGCACAATCTCAGCCGTCTGATCAATCAAGTGTTCGATCTGAAAGATCTTGCTGAAACGGCAACGAAAATGACAACAGAGGTCATTCAAGCGGCAAGTGTCTGGCTGGAAATTATTCCGCTTGAAGGTTCGTTCCATAAAAGCGGATTGATGTCTCATCGCAATATCGACGAACATGAAATTGAAACAATACTTTCCGGAGGAGAAAAATCGGTTCGGACCATCGTCTGTCAAACAAAAAAAGTAGTGATGATTGACGAAGTTAGCTCGGATAAACGGACGAAACATCTGCCGAAGCTGAAGAAAGTCGGTTCGCTGTTAATTGTACCGCTTCTCTCTCATGAAAACGTGATCGGAATTCTATACGCAACCAAAGAGATTGATTATGGATTCGATCAGGACGACGTTGACATTCTTGCAGGGTTCGCTGATCAAGTAGCAATTGCAATCGAGAATGCTCGTTTGATTGAAAAATCATTCGAAAAGGAGCGCTTGCAGCGCGAATTAATGCTTGCACAGGAAATGCAGAAACGGTTGCTCCCTGAACATCTCCCAACATTTGCAACGGTAGACATGAAAGCTGTTTCGTCTCCCGCACTTGAAGTTGGGGGGGACTATTATGATTACGTTCAAATCAATCCCGAACTCATCGGAATCGTCATTGGCGATGTTTCGGGAAAAGGAGTCGGTGCAGCATTTTATATGGCCGAGGTAAAAGGGATTTTTCAATCCTTGGCGAGAATCTACCAGTCGCCGCGCGAATTTATGATTAAAGCGAATGATGCATTGGTGACAAGTATTGACAAGCGCTCATTTATTAGTTTAATTTATTCGACAATCAACATCAAAACCGGTGAACTGATTGTTGCACGGGCAGGACATTGTCCGATGCTCTATATATCTGGTGCGAAAAAAGAATATATAAAACCGGTCGGCCTTGGTCTGGGAATAAAATCCGGGAAAATTTTTGATGAGAATGTTGAAGAGCAAAAAATCATGATGAAAAGTGGCGACGTCTGCGTATTTTATACAGACGGTGTAACAGAGTCCCGAGCATCCAATGGTGATGAGTTCGGATATGAGCGGCTGCTGGATGTTGTGGATGCGAACAAACATGGTTCCGCGGAAGAGATCAAAGAATCAATCATTCAAACCGTTTGGAACTATACTGATGCCAAAGGCTATCACGATGACCTGACGGTGTTTGTGGTGAAATGGTCGTGA
- the secD gene encoding protein translocase subunit SecD produces the protein MKKNRSKIFFIVATFGLALYFLYPTYQSYNFEKNLSTRVGEDSAKFVAENEASIRNAKGKRIKLGLDLQGGMRVVMEVNVLKMLEQIAKNKDDQFTQIMTDVAKEAQTNDANIITLFQRAFDAKQIRLSRYYGTLREDNDRILSRLQDETDKAVDRAMEIVRNRVDQYGVSEPAIQKQGGRRIIVELPGVSKEDEVRQLLQGTALLEFKLMKDPDIIYKTMEAVDKYLAGKGYTDTTSSGDSAKKTTTAKNTLSALSNASDTAANAVADAQKTPEQLAKEHPFLFLARPNQQGNGEAYVSEHDKDKVLKILARPDVQKLLPSDLAFYFSSKHLFISEGIKYYSLFGLKKTPELTGSVVVNAQATIDPSFNQPIVTMEMNNEGSREWARITGANVNKRMAIVLDDAVFSAPNIRGKITGGRSQIEGMENIDEARLLEIILKAGALPAPVEIMEQRSVGPSLGEDSISAGTISFLMAFALIVGFMIMYYRTGGLVANVALFVNTLFIFAILAAFGGTLTLPGIAGIVLTVGMAVDANVLIFERIREELATHKTLRASIDAGYDKAFSAIFDSNITTLFSGIVLYQFGTGPIQGFALTLMMGVTANLFTAIVITRVVFDIMVDRGTTEINFG, from the coding sequence GTGAAAAAAAATCGCAGTAAGATATTTTTTATTGTGGCGACGTTTGGATTAGCGCTCTATTTTCTCTATCCGACCTATCAATCTTATAATTTCGAGAAAAACCTATCTACCCGCGTTGGCGAAGATAGTGCAAAATTCGTAGCTGAGAATGAAGCGTCCATTCGCAATGCAAAAGGAAAGCGTATTAAACTCGGTTTGGACTTGCAAGGTGGTATGCGCGTAGTGATGGAAGTAAATGTGTTGAAGATGCTAGAGCAAATCGCAAAAAATAAAGACGACCAGTTTACACAAATAATGACTGACGTTGCAAAAGAAGCGCAAACCAACGATGCTAATATTATTACCTTGTTTCAACGTGCCTTCGATGCAAAACAAATTCGATTGAGCCGCTACTATGGAACCTTGCGCGAAGATAATGATAGAATCTTAAGCCGTCTGCAAGATGAAACCGATAAAGCGGTGGACAGAGCGATGGAAATCGTTCGTAACCGTGTTGATCAATACGGTGTGTCCGAACCAGCCATCCAAAAACAAGGTGGACGAAGAATTATTGTTGAACTTCCGGGTGTTTCCAAAGAAGATGAAGTTCGTCAATTGTTGCAGGGAACAGCTCTTCTGGAATTTAAATTGATGAAAGATCCGGATATCATCTACAAAACAATGGAAGCCGTAGATAAATATCTTGCTGGAAAAGGGTATACGGACACAACATCATCAGGTGATTCTGCGAAGAAAACAACCACAGCGAAAAACACATTGTCTGCACTCAGCAATGCTTCGGACACTGCTGCAAACGCTGTTGCTGATGCACAAAAAACACCTGAGCAGCTTGCAAAAGAACATCCGTTCCTTTTCCTTGCGAGACCAAATCAGCAGGGAAATGGCGAAGCGTATGTTTCTGAGCACGATAAAGACAAAGTGTTAAAAATTCTCGCTCGTCCCGATGTGCAAAAATTATTGCCGTCCGATTTGGCATTTTATTTTTCATCGAAACATCTGTTTATCAGCGAAGGGATAAAGTATTACAGTCTCTTTGGATTGAAGAAAACTCCTGAGTTGACTGGAAGCGTTGTTGTCAATGCACAGGCAACAATCGATCCGAGCTTCAATCAACCGATCGTCACAATGGAGATGAATAACGAGGGTTCACGCGAATGGGCACGCATCACAGGTGCCAATGTGAACAAACGTATGGCCATTGTCTTGGATGATGCCGTATTTTCCGCGCCAAATATTCGCGGAAAAATTACGGGAGGTCGTTCGCAAATTGAAGGAATGGAAAATATTGATGAAGCACGGCTGCTTGAGATCATCCTAAAAGCCGGTGCGCTTCCTGCACCGGTAGAGATTATGGAACAACGAAGCGTTGGACCGTCGCTTGGAGAAGATTCGATTTCAGCCGGCACTATTTCATTCTTAATGGCTTTTGCGTTGATCGTCGGATTCATGATTATGTATTACCGCACTGGCGGCCTGGTAGCGAATGTTGCATTATTTGTGAACACATTATTCATCTTCGCTATCCTAGCTGCATTCGGAGGAACACTGACGCTCCCCGGTATTGCCGGTATCGTATTGACAGTGGGTATGGCGGTTGATGCGAACGTGCTGATCTTTGAACGTATTAGAGAAGAACTTGCAACACATAAGACATTACGCGCATCAATCGATGCAGGATATGACAAAGCATTCAGCGCAATTTTTGATTCGAACATCACAACACTCTTCTCCGGTATCGTGCTTTATCAATTCGGTACAGGACCTATTCAAGGGTTTGCATTAACACTGATG